In Carassius gibelio isolate Cgi1373 ecotype wild population from Czech Republic chromosome B17, carGib1.2-hapl.c, whole genome shotgun sequence, the genomic stretch TTATGTATCGCTCctcattattttttatgaaacaagttacataaaaattctaaaatgatttttgtttttgtttgaagttatttatatactttatttaatGCTCTGGTGATATTTCACATTTCGCCTTCCACTGAACTGAAAAGGACTAAAAAAATGATGGGTAGAATGTCAGAGGATGATATGCAGAGGTAAAATAAGGAGAAGGAAGTTGCTCGGGGACGAATCCCTCGCCATCACTTTTAATCATAAGAGATCAGTAAATAATCTGTTAGAGAGCAGTCTCTCATGCTTCACTGATCTCCTCTGACTGTCGTTTTGAGATACTGTGAGATAATTATGGCTTCCCGTCTATAATTGTACCCATGCCAGTGATTAATTCCAATTCGAATCGGGCATATTGATCAAGGTTCTGCATGCATTCACCGCTGACATTTCTGTCGGTTAAAGGCCGTGTGAGGTAATCACAGATCTCCCTCAAACTCTGGAAAAGAATGGTTGACATTTAACCATCATTCTTCAGAAATCCTCATTCACAGCACATGACTAACATCAAAatacccaacacacacacacacacacacacacagtgctcttACTACACAAACTCTCCTCACACTTAACTACCACACCAGGGGGGACAGCACCAAACATGCCTGTCTGTTTTcatgataaaataatgttttcccaTAGATGACTATGAAAACAAAAGCAGTCACTGTGTTTTTCAATCCGTTATCTCACTTCGGAATATTAAGTATTGCTGTATTTTTATGGCATCATCAGACTGGCAAAGAATTCTTTAAAAACGAAGGAgagtgtttttacacacaaaaCTATGTTTGATGTACAGTACGTTTGAAGTCATGCTTATAACTCCAGATGTTCGTTTGATTCTCAGGTGTGTTATCAAAGGCTTCatgctgtgtgtgtctgtgtgtgcgagCACATGCCGCTGTAAAAAAGGACCACTTAAAAATGGAAATCTGTTTCTCTTCACCTGCCCTCTGACATCTTTACATTTGAATCACATTACAGTTTCACAGATTAAATCAACTAtaggtgtgtgtatgtatgtgcaaACAGTTGGCACTAACCTCATTTGCCTTCGTGTGGCCTTCACACTTGCCTCCACATCCTCCCCGGTCACCATGACAACAGCCCGCTCATCAGCTGCTGTTTGCGGATCAGCCAAAAATTAAGACAATTCCCAAATACCACGACTTAATGGAATTATGTCTATGCGTGTCACTAGTTTTGTACTGAATGTGTTTGCTATCCTTCATCTGagcttgtgtgtttgtttcaggtCATAGCACAACCCTAATAGGATAAAATCACAGAGCTGAACGCAGGAGCGCAGGGGCCCGAATCAGAGCCCAACGCCAATTAGATTTTTCTTTGACTTCATCTTTTGTTGCTTGATTCCCTCTCTGCTATTGATATCTCACTCAGATGAATGAACATGAAGCCTGTATTTAACATCAAACTCTCTTTGAGGTTTTGTTTATTGCATTGAATGCGCGTTTTTCAGTTTTTACCTACAAAGTCTGTTTAAACACTAATCAGTCTATTTTTTATGTAACATGTCTGCTATCTCCTTTAAAAATTAAACAGACTGCATAATCTAAAGCTGTAAGCAGTCAAGCTTTAAAGATTTACACACAATTTgaatttttattcacattttattcACAATTCACACTCCAAACTCTGAAACAGTGGAGCTTTAAGCTGCTACACCTTTGCCACATTGAATTCtaaaaatttgtgttttttttttaatctgacataataacaataaaacaattgtTCTAATATAGTATTTAACTTAAATTAGACAATATTATCCTTGCTGTTTTATACGAACGtgatgtgcaggtgtgtgtaGAACATCTCTGAACATGGTTCATCTTAGTCGAAACTGAAACTGTTTAGTTAAACACTGATATCTCTTTTCACAATGCTGATTTTAAACATTGAGATATAGTATCTCTAATTTTTTATCTGCTAAACATGTATTCCAcattgatatacagtatagaggTTAAGCAATATTAGACAAACAGAAGCATTGCTGTACAAAATTGTGTActgaattaaagggttagttcacccaaaaatctaaattatgtcattaatatctcaccctaatgtcgttccatatgtgtaagacctccattcatcttcggaacacagtttaagatattttagatttagtccgagagctctcagtccctccattgaaactgtgtgtaaggtctactgtccatgtccagaaaggtaagaaaaaaataaaattagtccatgtgacatcagagggtcagttagaatatttttgaagcatcgaaaatacattttggtccaaaaatagcaaaaactacgactttattcagcattgtcttctcttccgggtctattgtgagcgagttcaaaacaaagcagtttgtgatatccggttcgcgaacgaatcactctatgtaaccggatcttcttgaaccagtacaccaaatcgaactgaatcatttgaaatggttcacgtctccaataagcatttatccacaaatgacttaagcttttaactttttttaatgtggctgacactccctctgagttaaaacaaaccaatatcccggagtaattcatgtactcaaacagtacactgactgaactgctgtgaagagaaaactgaatATGAACACCGATAATGAACgtaagattgactcgttcttgagtcaagaaccggttgcatcggtttcaataaaccagttgaagaaaacggttcaccagttcttttgcgcttgacgtaatgacgtcatttgcaatgattgcccttgattcaagccttcggtttacccgtgctcataacactagcacagaatcagttcagaatcaatcagtTCAGACAGTtcagaatcagttcggttcagacgctctgtcattctgcttcacgctgaatcacatatgcgcagtatcatcagctcctcggttcttgaatctgacagaaacggttcttgacttgagaacgattcaatcttttgtttgttatctggcttggctcggtgttcatcttcagttttctcttcacagcagttcagtcagtgtactgtttgagtacatgaattactccgggatattggtttgttttaactcagagggagtgtcatccacattaaaaaagttaacagcttaagtcatttggtGATTAATGCgaattggagacgcgaaccgttttaaatgattcagtttgatttggtttcaatggagggactgagagctctcggactaaatctaaaatatcttaaactgtgtcccgaagatgaacggaggtctcactggtttggaatgacatgagggtgagttattaatgacaatttagattttggggtgaactaaccctttaagctgttGTTATCGGTTAACTTGTGTTTAAGCCAATTTTTGCCGATTTGTACTTATTTTCTTTGAAAGTTATccatatacactaccagtcaaaatttTTGAGTAACTATGAAAAGAAAATGACGCGTTCATCATTGacgttaatattaagaaatgtttattgagcactaaatcagcatgttagactGATTACAGCAATATATGCAGGTTTTagtaatgtataatattttaacaaatcagGTTCTCTTTGACAGCTTTGTTCTCTCAGTTTTAAACAGTGTCTACAGTATATATGTATTCTTGCTCTGCCTGTTGTAAAGTAATTATTCGTTCGTTTCTCTTGTGGGAGAACTGAGATTTAATCCAATAGCTTATTACCTCTGACtctttggtttgtgtgtgtgtgcgcgcgcgcttgTGCAACAGTAGTcatatacatttgttaatttctctttttttaaatattcatatatgtCTGGTATTTTTATGTATGCTTTTTTTGCAACTTTGATTATAACTTATTATTATGTGATCAGGTTGTCATTCCCTAATCTTGCCTCTCACCTACTTTTCACTCTCATCTTTGTCTTCCTCCTCGCATCCTGCTGCCTTATCAAGATGAAGAAGAGTTACTGAAAGAGTGACAGATGTTCTCAGTTCAAAATCTTTCCCCTTTAAAGTTTATGACTATATTTAGTAATGTAGGCCTGTTCTGCTGAATGATGCTGTATGATTGTCAGCCTTCCTTTTAGAGCAGCAGTCAGCAGCCCTTTTGACTTATTTCTGAAATTAGATTGCCACTTCATAAGGATGAAGTGGCAATCTTGCCACTCCCCCCAACCACCCCCCAACCCAAACTCCCAGAAGcaagatgtgtttgtgtgtatttgtgtgcaaCTTCTGGTCAAGAACTAGATATCATTTTTATCTGAAGAGATGAGACATTCAGCCGTCCTTGGCCATGAGCCAGTTACATTCTATTCTCTGCCTCCATCAATGAGATTAACTGTGCGTTTGTGTGAGGCATTCTGGGAAAACTCTGCAACAACTTCCTCTTACAGAATCAAAGTAAAGAAACACTTCAACCATCTTTCATCTTTCttgatgttaattttttttttctgctgttcaTGTGCCTGCTAGCCCAGAGACTGTCATATACATAAAAGCTGGATGTGCTTTTAACTGGAAAGCAATagctattttgaaaatgtttgatcTGCTAGTTGTTGGTACAGGCAGAGCTTTTGCCTATAAACTAGTTTTAGCATAAATTGTATTCAGATTTAATGGAGACAGCAGTTAATATTTACATACAGTTTATTGTAAGGTCGTTTAGATATAACTTAATATCTGTTATAAACCTAGGCTCTTAAAATTTTGCTCTAGATTATTGTTTCcaaacctttgtgtgtgtgtgtgtgtgtgtgtctgagttgtGTGTGTATAAGTCTGTCGGTAAGGCTCTGATACTCTTTCATCAACAAGTGTGACCATGGACCAAAAATCCATGGTTCCCAGAAGGAAAAGAGAGGCTGCATCGAACACTTTAGGAATGCCCCCAGCGAGACCCCATGCTGAAGCATGTGTGAAATCAGTCCAATGGAGAAGCGAGACGCTACAAGCGGGGTGACATGAGCAACTAGGAAGCATAAAGGTTCATCCTGCAAACGCACGTTAGCTTCTGTGGAAACGAGCTCCTGCAGGGATGCAGGGAgacgcagcatctcattcccttcGGGGAACCATGATTACATACTTAACCTTGAGACATTCCCGTTCAGGAAACTTTGGGAACAAGAATACAGACTGCGCCATACGAGTAAGTCCCTGTCTGATCTGTGTCTGGCAAGCACATCAAGACAAAGAGAATTTGGGACGCCGGGGTTGGTGTCAGGTCCAAACTGTAAAACCAGACAAATGTGCCACAGCACAAATATCCTGGAGGCCCACACCCACTGATATACTCGACCTGGACAGAGCAGATTgagtcttttcctggccggcttcCTGGAAGGggggaggacagaaggcctgtaGTACTATGGGACCTGGCGAATAGGTGGGCACCTTAGGGACATACCCGGGTCTTGGGTAAAGAAACGCCCTAACCATGCCTGGTGCGAACCCCAGGCACAACACTGCGAGTGCCAGAAGATGCCCTATCCTCTTCAGCGAAGTAATAACAAGGAGGAAGAATGTCTTTGGTGTGAGGGGCTTGTCAGAAACATCTTTCGTGGGTTGGAAAGGAGCATTGCAAAAAGCCTCCAAGAACCACCGCCAGGTCCCACGAGGGCACCTTGGTGCGCTGTACTGGCCTCAGTCTCCCGCTCAGCAGTCCCAAAGACCTGGGAACGATGAGGGAGGAAGTGCTGTAATGAAGCCTCTTGCTTCTTTGCCTCCTGAAACCTCTCGCCGACAGTATTGACTGTGCCGCTGAAGAGGACAGAAGGTGATAGCGGCGCATCCAGCAGGAAGATTCTGTCCTTGTCTCGTAATTCGGACAGATTCAACCACAGGGGTTGCTCCGTAATCACAAGAGCTGTCATGGAACGGCCGATGTGCCCTTATGCATCCTGGTTGCTTACATCACCCCACTCGTGACGTCTCACTTTTCTGTTTGACTGATTTTACACATGCTTCTGTACAGGGTCTTGCTGGGGGCGTTccacgcagctcgagttcctgaaggggaaccaatcataagtagcatgggtatatttgtagcaatagtataaaaaaaattatttgtcaaaATAATCGatatttattttatgccaaaatcattaggatgttaagtaaagataatgttccatgaagatattttgtagttttcttaccgtaaatatatcaaaacttcatttctgattagtaatatgcattgccaagaactaggcgattttttttttttgcaccctcagattccagatattcaaatagttgtcatatcctaacaaaccatacatcaatggaaagcttatttattcaattttgaaaatttttgacacttaagactggttttgtgatccagggtcacatatgaaaacatttgagatgtattattttatttcttataaagAATTTTCTTTgcatcattaatattattaaaattgttcTTATAACAATTATTCATATTTGAACTAATAATTCACCAAGTAGCTTTTTGATGAACTTGTTTGAAGTTTTGATGGCTCTTGGGAAACTTTCTATGAGAAAGGCTGTATTGATTTATGAGTCAAACCATGTGGGACAAAAGTAATTTCAGTAATGCTCCATAGAACAATTATGAAATATCAATAATGACTGAATAACACAGATTATGAAATACCGCCTATGAGTCTTTTATACAGATTTAATGAGAATTTTCAAATTGCAATAGGCAACCAAGACTAAACATTTTCAAGAATGCAAACTCAAAATCTTGCCCGAATTTCCCCCCAATTTTACTAATATAAAATGTACACTTGCAAGCATTTTAGCAATAATGCAGTGTAACAATAAGGAGCATTACTACAAGTTCCTTATAACATTATACATGaggaacacaacaacaacaatggctAGGAATTTGAGAACTCTATGTATTAATAAAAGAgtgaatttgttatttttatatgcaACCTATTCAGTaattttcagatttgtttttatattaatattttacttcaatattaaagaatacagCGGTTTTTAAAGGCTTAgaacaaattaatgaatgtttatttgtttatttattcataggAAACGATCTGGTGCTTCAACATCCACATATTTGGATGCAGCATGATTCACATTATATTTGTTATGCTATATTTGAAAACATCCTTCCAAACTAAGATTTAATACTTGTCTCATTTAATAGATCAACATCGCCCTCTAGTGTAGATATAAAGAAACAGAGATCTTCACTTAGAAAACACTCCTACATTATACATAGAGTTAGTAGTTACTTTAAAGTTTCACTGCAAACATTTGACATAAATGTGAAACGAATAAACATAAATTGATTATTTTGCTCTCTTTCCTCAGAATATGCCCGGCCTGCACGATGGACTCCAACAGCACAGAGTTGGGCCTGTACTCACCATCCAACGCCCTGGAAGTGGGAATCTACCCGGCATCCACTCCATGGCCATTGCTCCAGAACACAAGCCTCATCAACCTCAGTGATGTTTTCAAGCTCAATGGGAGTAATGTCGAGGTTGATGGTCAATCCTATGATCCTCTGGGCGGCCATTCACTCTGGCAGGTCATTCTCATTGTTGTGTTTACAGGACTGCTTTCCCTTATTACTATTATCGGCAACATCTTGGTCATGGTGTCGTTTAAGGTCAACCGCCAGCTCAAAACAGTTAACAATTACTTCCTACTAAGTTTAGCCGTGGCAGATCTCATCATTGGGGTCATCTCTATGAACCTGTACACTACCTACATTGTCATGGGCCACTGGGCAATGGGAAACTGGGCATGTGACCTCTGGCTAGCAATAGACTACGTAGCCAGCAATGCATCTGTCATGAATCTGCTGGTCATTAGCTTTGACCGGTATTTCTCCATCACAAGGCCTCTGACGTACCGTGCCAAACGCACCACCAGGCGGGCAGGAGTGATGATTGGCCTGGCGTGGTTTGTGTCGCTCATACTTTGGGCTCCTGCCATTTTGTTCTGGCAGTATTTTGTAGGAGAAAGAACCGTTCCAATGGATAAATGCTACATTCAATTTCTCTCAGAGCCTATTATTACATTTTGCACTGCAATGGCAGCTTTCTACCTGCCGGTGACGATAATGAGTGTTCTGTACTGGCGAatatacaaagagacagagaACCGTTCTCGGGAACTTGCAGGATTACAAGGCTCGGTTGGAAGGTTCGGAGGCGTCGAGCGACCGCGCTTCCATCTCCGTGCCACTGGGGGGAGCTCTAGAAGCTGCAGCAGCTTCGAACTAGGCCAACCTGGCCACAAACAAAGCTCCCTTCATGGCCTGAGTGGCCGATTCCACTGCTGGGGGTGGAAGGCGGGTGGCAGGGATAAAGGTGGGCCGCACCGGGAGGCAGATCAGAGCAGCAGCGACAGCTGGAATAACAACGACGCTGGACTGTCAGCTGACCACTCGGGCTCATCTGACGACGACGAGAGCGCGCCATCCACCACGCGGGCGATATTCTCCATTGTTCTCAGTCTGCCTGGCATGAAGGCAGCTGTAAACTCCCAGGTCACTTCTTGTGAGGATTTGGACACTGAGGAAGATCCATTACGGTCCCCTGTGGAGAATGACGGCAGGGATGGCAGCATCACCCGCTCCATCACCAACGGGAACAAGAGGTTTGTTGGAAGCATGAGTAAAGTTCACTCAGTGTCTGCCATACAACCGTCAATGGATCCAAACATTGATGGAACCAACACCACTGTTAAATCCCCCTCAGCGCCTATAACTTTCAAAGAGGCAGTCCTAGCAAAGCGTTTCGCAGCTCGTGCAAGGACGCAAATCACCAAGCGGAAGCGTATGTCgctaataaaagaaaagaaagcggCGCAAACTTTAAGCGCCATCCTTTTCGCTTTCATTATTACGTGGACACCTTATAACATTATGGTGCTAGTAAACACCTTCTGTAATGGCTGCATACCTGAGAACCTCTGGGCACTAGGCTATTGGCTATGCTACGTTAACAGTACAGTAAATCCTATGTGCTATGCCCTTTGCAACAAGACTTTTCGTACCACTTTCAAGATGATCCTGCTTTGTCGCTGGGACCAGAAAAAAAGCAAGCCAAGCTTTCCACAAAGACAGGCTGTGAGATTTCACAGGAGCATACCTACAGACTCCACATAGCAACCTGGTGGCAAAGCTAACTTGCTAATgctaaaatgtaagtttcaaagGGTGATTCCTCAAGTATCTGTACTATATAATGAAGCTTTAATGTGTGAGTCTCAACGTAGAAGTGTAGACGTCAGTCACTTAGGATTTCGGGTCACTATATTGTAAAATTTTAAGACACTGTGGTTTAGTGTACAAAGAGTTTCAGTGATACTGAAGCACAACAAAGCAAGTGCAGTGGCCATCAGAACTTCCGGTGGACTTTTATATGCCTTTTACTAAATCAGCAGTGCCAACTTTCAGGAGTTCAGCAGCGACATATAAAAAGGACATTTGAAAGGAGACTGTATTTTGAACCTCAAAGAGCTGATTGGATGTGATGCTCTCAATTACTTGTTTGACTATTTTGGGGTTGAATATTAAATATCTCGTTTTTGTCAGTAAAACAGAaactaaaatgtgatttttaaataagGTGATGTATATCAAAGTATTTACAGTGAAGATATTTCTTTTTCTAAGTGAACTGTGCTGATTTCTGTGAAAATGTGCCACACAGAGGTTCAGTGTCTTTGCTGTCTCGGTAAGTGTAAGTGTTCTATTCATAAACAGCACTTCCGTAAGCTGCTCTTGTATAAAGCGTGGttgtttacatttgttttgcTACAAGTATTTTAATAGCTATTATGTAGGTTTTCGGTGCACattatgtttgtatattttgGAATGCCTTATGTTTGGACTTTAAGATTGTGCACTGAATATACTGGGCTAGCTGTGAAATCATTTATGGAACCTAAAGaatgtttttaactgtttaatggacatttagatttttatattagtGCATTGGAACATAATTCCATTTACAACCAAATGTTTGGGAATGCCAGGCTTTAACATAACAGGCCAATTTAGTTTCCCAAAGCagctgcagatttgctttataaaAAGCACACAAAATACAGATCTATTGTGTCTTTTTTCAACTATGGGCTCCTTTGGCACTGTAGAGAAATAAAAATCActtaaaacagttaatttaatttgCCTACAAacaaccctgctgaaaaaaaagaggATATGCTGGTTAGGTTTGTTTTGACGCTGGGATGcttgtttatgctggtcctttgctggtttatgttggtcctttgctggtttgtgcTGGTCCTTTCGCTGGTTAATGCtgatcctttgctggtttaagctggtcatgtgctggcaaaagatcagcataaaccagcgaaaggaccagcacaaaccagcaaaggaccagcataaaccagcgaaaggaccagcataaactaACATCCCAGCGTCAAAACAAACGTAAACagcatatgccttttttttttcaagaggaAATATCCAACAGAGGTCATCAATCAGTGGTCAATATCCAACACATCATGTATATGTGGATTTCCATCATATCtcaaataatgtaattaataacagtaataaagtTTATTATCATTCTTTGCtggaaattgcatttaaaatatttatggaaTTTCCCTTTTCAAACACGCAGTTAAATAACATTCTTCACAAAAATTAAAGCTTTATTCGAAATAACAACAATTTTAAACTTGCCATTCTGTTCCAACACTAGTGTTTTGAAGAAATATTATGAATAATTGCCTGATTTGTAACTTACCCGccatttgtattaaataaacacaaaccttttgatatgtttttatgttttacattgcAAACGATGGCTGTATGTTTTGTAAGGCCTTGTAAGATCAAAGTTAAAATTGAGCTTCTGTGCGGTATGTTGTTTGTGGCTGTGCTGTCGTTTTGTTCCAAATTGGCTGTGTAGAAGTTAGAATTGAATTATAGAGTTACTGTCAGATTTGTGATAACTGTTGGATGTTACAAAAATACAGCCCAgtgcaaaatgcatttttatcctCCGATTgtttctcaaaataaatgtaacatctTAAAATGAACCGGTGctctttttaaataacaaaaaaatatgtttgtggaaacttgCATGTCGGTTTGTATTGTTAAGTCATAAAG encodes the following:
- the chrm3a gene encoding muscarinic acetylcholine receptor M1, which translates into the protein MDSNSTELGLYSPSNALEVGIYPASTPWPLLQNTSLINLSDVFKLNGSNVEVDGQSYDPLGGHSLWQVILIVVFTGLLSLITIIGNILVMVSFKVNRQLKTVNNYFLLSLAVADLIIGVISMNLYTTYIVMGHWAMGNWACDLWLAIDYVASNASVMNLLVISFDRYFSITRPLTYRAKRTTRRAGVMIGLAWFVSLILWAPAILFWQYFVGERTVPMDKCYIQFLSEPIITFCTAMAAFYLPVTIMSVLYWRIYKETENRSRELAGLQGSVGRFGGVERPRFHLRATGGSSRSCSSFELGQPGHKQSSLHGLSGRFHCWGWKAGGRDKGGPHREADQSSSDSWNNNDAGLSADHSGSSDDDESAPSTTRAIFSIVLSLPGMKAAVNSQVTSCEDLDTEEDPLRSPVENDGRDGSITRSITNGNKRFVGSMSKVHSVSAIQPSMDPNIDGTNTTVKSPSAPITFKEAVLAKRFAARARTQITKRKRMSLIKEKKAAQTLSAILFAFIITWTPYNIMVLVNTFCNGCIPENLWALGYWLCYVNSTVNPMCYALCNKTFRTTFKMILLCRWDQKKSKPSFPQRQAVRFHRSIPTDST